The Anaerohalosphaeraceae bacterium genome has a window encoding:
- a CDS encoding cold-shock protein has protein sequence MSTGTVKWFNDSKGYGFITPSDGGKDLFVHHSEVKTGGYASLHEGQSVQFEVGQGKKGPCAMNVKPC, from the coding sequence ATGAGTACAGGTACAGTGAAATGGTTCAATGACAGCAAGGGTTACGGTTTCATCACCCCCTCGGACGGCGGCAAGGATTTGTTCGTCCATCATTCCGAGGTCAAAACCGGCGGCTACGCCTCTCTGCATGAGGGCCAGTCGGTGCAGTTTGAAGTCGGCCAGGGCAAGAAAGGCCCCTGTGCGATGAACGTAAAACCTTGTTAG
- a CDS encoding Maf family protein, protein MKPNGSFILASASPRRKLLLQQAGYRFEVIPSQVDESKVDICGLTCEQAAARLALAKAQDVAASYPDCLVLAADTVVDSDGTLIGKPADVAEAEAILRRLFRKPHRVITGIALVRKSRNLEICESCITWVYPKTITEEQLAAYLASGDWQGKAGAYGIQEINDAFVERIDGSFSNVVGLPMERVEPLLRQWGAFPAAGGNEKSA, encoded by the coding sequence ATGAAACCGAACGGCAGCTTCATTCTTGCCTCCGCCTCTCCGCGGCGGAAACTTCTTCTCCAGCAGGCCGGATACCGCTTTGAGGTCATCCCCTCGCAGGTGGATGAATCCAAAGTGGACATCTGCGGATTGACGTGTGAGCAGGCGGCCGCTCGTCTGGCGCTGGCCAAGGCGCAGGATGTGGCTGCCTCGTATCCTGATTGTCTCGTGCTGGCCGCCGACACGGTGGTTGATTCCGATGGTACCCTCATCGGCAAACCTGCCGATGTCGCTGAAGCCGAAGCAATTCTTCGTCGGCTGTTCCGCAAACCGCACCGGGTCATCACCGGAATCGCGCTGGTCCGGAAGTCACGAAATTTGGAGATATGCGAATCCTGCATTACCTGGGTGTATCCGAAAACAATCACAGAGGAGCAGTTGGCGGCCTATCTAGCCTCCGGCGACTGGCAGGGCAAGGCCGGCGCCTACGGCATCCAGGAAATTAACGACGCTTTTGTTGAACGCATCGACGGTTCCTTTTCCAACGTTGTCGGCCTGCCGATGGAGCGGGTTGAACCTCTTTTGAGGCAATGGGGGGCTTTTCCTGCAGCGGGAGGGAACGAGAAGAGCGCATAA